The sequence GACAAGCTCTATTGCGCCGACCAGCCATCCTGTCATCATAGGACCATAACGCCGCCGAATCTTTACTCGCGTGAGTAAATGTAGATTTCCAAGCTGTTACCCTAAAGGCTAAGTCAGAGCGAACAAGGCAGCCGATCAACAACAAGATCTTAACGCGCTAAGATATTTTGAGATAATTTGCATATAGACAATATGACTAAAAAAGTCATTCCACTGATTGATCACCGCTTACTCGGCCCCATCGTCCCGACTATTCTTGAGGCACCAACGGGAGTTATCACCGATGCATCAGGCCGACCGTTGCACGATTTGCGGATTTCAGTAACGGATCGCTGCAATTTCCGGTGTGTCTATTGCATGCCGCGGGAAGTCTTCGATAAAAATTACGCATTCTTACCACACAACGCTTTGCTGTCGTTTGAAGAAATCACGCGCTTGGCAAAACTCTTCGTGGCGCACGGTGTCAAGAAAATTCGCTTGACCGGTGGCGAGCCGCTTTTGCGTAAAAATATCGAAAAGTTAATAGAACAACTCAGTGCATTGAGGACACCGGACGGCGAGGATATCGATCTGACATTAACCACCAATGGTTCTTTACTGGCAAAAAAAGCACAATCGCTCAAGGATGCTGGATTAAATCGCGTTACCGTCTCGTTGGATGCGATAGACGAAAAGATTTTTAAGCAAATGAATGATGCCGACTTTCCTGTCGCCGATGTATTGCACGGACTGGATGTCGCCCATCAAGTAGGACTTGGCCCGATTAAAGTCAACATGGTCGTTAAGCGCGGTGTCAACGATCACGAAATAGTGCCGATGGCGCGTTACTTCAAGACCTCACCATTTATTTTACGTTTTATCGAATACATGGATGTCGGCGCGTCGAATGGATGGAAAATGGATGAAGTGGTTTCTTCCTCAGAGGTCGTAAAACGAATCCAAAGTGTATTTCCAATATCGCCGTTAGCGGCTAACTACACTGGCGAAACTGCGCAGCGTTGGCGCTATGATGATGGTGGCGAGATCGGCCTGATTTCCAGCGTCACGCAGGCGTTTTGCAGCGATTGCAGTCGCGCTCGGCTCTCAACCGAGGGAAAGTTATATACCTGTTTATTTGCCAGTGAAGGACACGATTTACGCGCCCTTTTGCGTGGCAATGGCGGCAATTGCAGTGATGCAGAAATCGCGACAGTTATCGGCCAGATCTGGCGGGTACGAGATGATCGTTATTCCGAGCTGCGAACGCTTAATACCAATGGCTTGACCCCGGCAAGAAAAAAAGTAGAAATGTCGTATATCGGAGGATAAGTTTTGATGCGCTAATCTCAGGATACTTTCGTCGTATCCAGTTTTTCTTCATCGTCCTGATTTAAGCTGCAAACTGTCCATCAACAACGCCATCCACGCCACCATCTTATGCATATTAGTCAAATAACAGGTTTAATCCTTGCTGGCGGTCGCGGCAGCCGGATGGGCGGTGTTGATAAAGGCTTACAGACAGTAAGCGACGTCCCAATGGTCGCGCACGTCATAGCAACGTTAGCGCCTCAAGTAGGCTCGCTCATGATCAGTGCCAATCGCAATCTAAGCGCATACGCTACCTTTGGCGTGCCGGTCTGGCCCGATGCAAACAATGACTTTGCTGGCCCGCTTGCAGGTATTCAGGCAGGATTAAAAAACTGTCAGACACCTTATTTAGTCACGGCTCCATGTGACTCCCCGTTTTTACCAGACAATGTAGTGTCTGAATTGGCGAAGGCGTTGGAAAATACCGCGGCAGATATTGCTGTCGCAGCGACCTCCGGCATTAACTCAAAGATCCAGCCACAACCGGTTTTCATGTTGATGCAAACGACAGTACTTATAGATCTGACGGCGTTCATAGACGAAGG is a genomic window of Glaciimonas sp. CA11.2 containing:
- the moaA gene encoding GTP 3',8-cyclase MoaA — protein: MTKKVIPLIDHRLLGPIVPTILEAPTGVITDASGRPLHDLRISVTDRCNFRCVYCMPREVFDKNYAFLPHNALLSFEEITRLAKLFVAHGVKKIRLTGGEPLLRKNIEKLIEQLSALRTPDGEDIDLTLTTNGSLLAKKAQSLKDAGLNRVTVSLDAIDEKIFKQMNDADFPVADVLHGLDVAHQVGLGPIKVNMVVKRGVNDHEIVPMARYFKTSPFILRFIEYMDVGASNGWKMDEVVSSSEVVKRIQSVFPISPLAANYTGETAQRWRYDDGGEIGLISSVTQAFCSDCSRARLSTEGKLYTCLFASEGHDLRALLRGNGGNCSDAEIATVIGQIWRVRDDRYSELRTLNTNGLTPARKKVEMSYIGG
- the mobA gene encoding molybdenum cofactor guanylyltransferase MobA, which translates into the protein MHISQITGLILAGGRGSRMGGVDKGLQTVSDVPMVAHVIATLAPQVGSLMISANRNLSAYATFGVPVWPDANNDFAGPLAGIQAGLKNCQTPYLVTAPCDSPFLPDNVVSELAKALENTAADIAVAATSGINSKIQPQPVFMLMQTTVLIDLTAFIDEGGRKIEIWYRRLHYTEVLFQDATPFRNINTPNELREADNHQ